In Mycolicibacterium nivoides, the DNA window ATGCGGACACCGGCCTGTACTTCCCGGTGATCGTCGACGACCCGAACGACCCCGGCCGCTACGACGCCGAATGGGTGGTGATGCTCGACGATTGGACCGATGGCGTCGGTCCGAGCCCTGTTCAGATCTATGACCGGCTGCGCGTGCCGTCGGGCGACGGGCGCGGCATGCCCGGGATGGGTGGCATGCCGGGCATGCACGGCGACGGCGGGATGGGCTCGATGGGGGGCCGAGACCGTTCACCGCTCGGAGGCGACGGTGGTGACGTCGACTACCCGTTGTACGTGGTCAACGGCCGCGATGCCCAGAACCCCAGCAGCTTGCGGGTACGTCCTGGTCAGCGGGTTCGGATCCGGCTGATCAACGCCGGCTCCGACACCGCGTTCCGGGTCGCGCTGGCCGGGCACCGGATGACCGTCACCCATACCGACGGGTTCCCCGTGGTTCCCACCGACGTGGACGCGGTGCTGATCGGAATGGGTGAGCGCTATGACGTGATGATCACCGCGCGTGACGGGGTATTCCCGCTGGTGGCGGCGGCCGAGGGGAAGGACGCGTCGACGCGCGCGATGTTGGTGACCGCCGGCGGCTCACCTCCGGCGCCCGACTACGCGCCACCGGAATTGCGGGGCCGACTCGGCACCGTCAACTCGTTCACCGCACCGCCGGAGGCCACCTTCGACTCCACGCCTGCTGACGCCGAGCTGCCGGTCGAATTGGGCGGCTCGATGGCCACCTATGACTGGACGATCAATGGCCGATCGTTCACGAAGGCTCAGCCGCTGACCGTGCGCGAAGGACAGCGCGTAGCAATGACTTTCCAGAACTCGTCGATGATGTGGCATCCGATGCATCTGCATGGGCACACTTTTCAGGTTCTGGGTGACGATGGCCGCCCGGGTGCCCGCAAGGACACGCTCATCGTGCTGCCCATGCAGCGGCGGCGGGTGATTTTCGCCGCTGACAATCCAGGGACATGGATGTTGCACTGCCACAACACATATCACCAGGAGGGCGGGATGATGACGAGCGTCGCCTACGCCGGCTGACGTGCGGCATATCGAGGGAGTACTACGTACTAGCTTAAGTAGTAGATACGGAGCCCGCGTCGAGGCGCATCACGAGCCCGATCGCGAGGTACGCTCACAACACCGATCGTGGAGGGGTGCAGTGCGCGTACGAGGATTCGGCGAACTCGAAGCCGACATCATGGATCGCATCTGGAATCGCGGAGACGCGGCCGTCACGGTCCGCGAGGTGTTCGACGAAATCGCCGAGGAGCGCCGGATCGCCTACACCACAGTCATGTCGACGATGGACAACCTGCATACGAAGGGCTGGCTGGAACGCGACCGCGACGGGCGCGCCTATCGATACTGGCCGACGTTGAACCGCGAACAGCACACCGCCCAGTTGATGCGCGAGGCGCTCGACGGTGGCGGTCGTTCTGATCTGGTGCTCAGCTACTTCATCGAGCAGATGGACCCACAGGATTCCGACCGGTTACGTGCCGCGCTCCGTACATTGGCCCGGCGCTCCGGAAGGACGAGGAAGCGGTGAATGTCGCCGCGGGGCTGCTGATCTACAGCGTGGTGATGGTGGCGCTGGCGCCGACATTGCTCGGCGTTCTCACTCGCGGTGGCTCGGCTCCCAGATTTGGTGTGACGGCGTGGTTGACGGCCGTGGTCAGCGTCTTGGCGACCTGGATCGCTATTCCGATACTGGTCATCCTCGATGTGGCCTTCCACGGCGGGCGGCGGCAGTCCTTGTTGGCGTCGTGTGTGCAGTTCCTGTGTGACATCGCGTCTGGGCGTGCAGGCCTGGCAGCGCAGTCGACGATGATCGCCGGCGCAGCCGTGCTGGCCGTGGCGGTGGTCGCTGCCGGGATGAAGGCGGCACGGACCATCAGCCGGCTGCAGTCCCGCGCTCACCGGCACGCTCAGGCGGTGAGGATGGTGGGACGTCCGACAGCCCAACGCGACGTCTTCATCGTCGACACCGACGAGCGCACCGCATACTGCGTCGCGGGTGCGCCACCCGCGATCGTGGTCACCACCGGTGCGATCGCCGCGCTCGGTGGCGACGAACTGCAGGCGGTCCTCGCCCACGAACGGGCGCACTTGGATGGACATCACCTCAAGATCGTGACGGCCCTGCGCGGGTTGGCAATGGTTTTCCCACGGGTGAGGCTGATGACGCGGGCGGCCACCGATGTCGGTCGGCTGCTGGAAATGTGTGCCGACGACGCCGCTGTGCGCCGCCATGGACAGCGCTCGCTCCTCGCCGGGCTGATGGCCCTGGCCGGGACCACGCCGGCCCAGGCACTCGGAGCCGCCGACGTGGCATTGCTGATCCGTGCTGAGCGCCTTGCCCTTCCACCTGCGCCATGGATGCGGGTGGGTGCGGGGGCCGGTTTGTTCGGCGCTACGACCGTGATCGCGCTGGCTCCGGTGGCGACCTTCGCGCTAGGGGTCTCGGGCCTGCTCTGCCGTTGAGGTCAGTGCTCCCGTTCGAATACAACGAGTGTGTCCGCCAGGTTGCCGTCGACGAAGTATGCCCGGCAGACGAACGGGTCGTGAATCGTGCTGCCGGATTCGGTCTGGGCGTCGACCGTTCCAGACACGTTCCATACGGTGATACGTGAGTGCTCGACGCCCTTCAGAGGCTCGTCGGTGGTCAACGGGAACAAGTCCCGACTGTCGGGCTCGAGGTCACCGAGCTTCGACTCCACGTCGGTGAGCTTCGCGGTCGCGGGCGTCACCAGCTTGCCGCGCACGTCAGTCTCGCAACGATCCTGAGCCTCGCGCTCCGCCGTGTCCACGAGACCAAAGCCATGTGTTCTCACGGCGATCACAGCGACGACGCCCAAAATGAGTGCACACGCCAATAGCCACAACGGGACACGTCGACCGGTCATACTCACCTGGCGATTATCGCGTCAGTATTCAATCACGCGGGTGACATTGGGCGTCATCCCCGATTTGCGGACCGGCGAGATCTTGACCGGGACACCCGACTGCTGGGCCTCGATCATTTGACCGTTGCCCAGGTAGAGCGCCTCGTGTTGTCCACCGCCGGGTCCCCAGAACAGGAGGTCGCCCCGCTTGGCCTGTGACGGCGGGAGTTGGCGTCCCGCGGTGTATTGATCGCCCGAATAGCGGGGGAGCAGCACACCGACACCGGCGAACGCGTAACGGGTTAGTCCAGAACAGTCGAAGCCGACGGTGCCGGCGCCAGAATCCACCCCTCGACTGGGTCCGGTCAAGCTGCCACCTCCCCAGGAATAAGGGACGCCGATCTGAGTGCCGGCCCGCCGGATGACGTACTCGACCGCCTGTCTGCCGTAAACACGGTTGCCGCGGAGTACGGGAGCTGCGCCGCTGTTGTCAGCCGGCACAAGTCCCAGGCTGCCGAGGAACTTTCGCCCCATGTCAAAGGTTGTCTGTGCCGCAAAAGCGCTTGCCTGCAACGACGCATTGGCAATAGCCACCGGATCGCCGGGCGCACCTGCGCTCAGCAGGTTGGGCAGAGTGGGGTCCCACTGGCCGGCGTTGGGTTCTGCATGGGCGCGCGGCGCGCCCATCAATGCCAGTGACGCTGCAGCCAAAACCCCTGTGCGCAAGAGTGTTCGACGTTCCCAGCAGGTCTGATCCGAGCGCGGATTGGAAGGCATGGTCCCGCAGTTCCTTTCCGCCCTGGGGCAGCCGCAGCTGGGGCTGGTAACGGACCATTCAATAACTACGTAGTAACTACGTACGTACGTACTCTACATCACAATAATCACGTGAGTCCCACTTGCAACATAATTGCACTTCTGTAATTCCTTGTAGAGGTTGCGTTTTGGTATCGGGTCTGGCGACGGGTGTGTCGCCGAACGGCGTCGTCGACTACGCGGTCCGTCGCAGTTTTGCCCAAACAGAAGAGCAGGCGACAACCATCAAGGGGCAGTAAAACTCGAGCCGCCTGCGTTCCTGATGCACCGGGCCTAGTTGGACCGGCCCGATGGCCGGGTGCCGCAGAACAGGTAGCTGATTACTCGTGCCAGCTGTGCTGCGGCTCCATACGCTTGTGGATGTCGGGCAGCAGAAGGGATGCGGGCATGATCGTTCTGACGGATACCGTTCAAACGTGGGGCCATTCGGCCACCGTCCACTACTCCCATGCCGCGCGCTCCGTCATCGCTCAATCGAACCTTGCGTTGCACATGGAGTTCAACGTAGATCTACCGCCCACGCCGATATTTCGGAGCTTCGGGTTCTTCCGTACAGCCGTAGTCGGTGGATCGACCATCACCGTGAACGGACCTTCCCTTGTCGCAGTCGGTGTGACGGAGTTGAATTTCGAACTCCTGACCGACAACGGCGCCTCGGTGTCGATCGTCAATCAATTCGATACAACAGGCACTTTCACCGAGCCGCCGCAGGAAGCCATCAGTGTCCGGCGCGTCTCGTTTCACCGTCCCGTGAACGGAACGACTGCTTTCGCGCACACCGCCAAGGTCTACGCCGGCGGCCGGGACATCAGCGAGCAAGAAGCCGTCGAAACGGCAATCGCCAATCTGAAGTCGCGCGGTCTGGACCCAGCAGATCTGATCATGAAGGTGGTATCCGGGGCCGATCATGTATCCCGCTTGCAGCGCCTCGATCTCGAGACCAAAGAACTCGTTGACGAGGTGACCGACCCGCGAATCGGCTAGCGGAGTTCCGTGACCACCCGCAGGTGCCTCAACCTCCGAAGCCGTCGATGAATCCGGTGAGCCCTGACGGTGAGTGCGGTCCGACGGCGATCTGCTCGACGACGCCGATGCCGGTGCGCTCACCCATCGTGGCCTTGACGACGTTCTGTAGGTGAATCGAGGCGAAGTCGGTCGGGTCGAAATCGTCGAGACGTATGGACTCCCGGCCGATCTCGAATTGTCCGTGGTTGGAACCGTGGCCCCAGTGCGGATGCCAGTAGCCGATCCCACGCATCCGGAAGGTGAAGAGTTTCTCCACCTCGATGTGCGTCTTGCCTTCGACCGGATCGGTGAACCACAGGTGCGCCCGCCGGATTTCGCGTCGACCGGGTTCCCACTCGAGTTCGTAGCCGATGTCATAGCACTCGCGCACTCCGACCCGACTGCACGGGGAGACGCCCGCCGGCAGCGGATCGAGGACCTGCGCGGTCTGCAACCACCGCCGTCCATCCTCATGCTCGTGGAAGGCGTAGTGGGTGAACCGATCACCGAAATGCAAAGGTGCCCAGAGCCAGAACACCCGAAACGGCATCGGCTGGCGGAGGACAGGAACCTGCTCGCCGACGGGCCGGACACCCCATGACCGATCACGAGTTCCGGGCACAGAGCCGGACTCGACAGCGGTGTCCTCGCCATCGACGCTGATCGTTCCCTCCCAGGTACCCCATTGCGTGAGGCGGGTGTGGTCGGTCAGCACGATGCCTTCGGTGGTCCGGCGCGTTTGCCGGGGTTCCTCGATCGCCACGGTGGTCGCCCGGAAGGTCAGGTCGCAGGAGACGTTGTGTTCATTCGAGTCGACGATGTACCGGATGGTGCGAAGCGGTTCGATCACCTCGATGCGGAACGGCCCGATAGTCGCCGACCGGTCCAGTGGCATTGCCCCGGAGGCGAACACCGAGTGCTCCACACCGTCTTTGACGAGGCTGAAGGCGGCATCGATGACCCCGCGGACCGGGTAGTGGCCCATCGCGGCGCCGAAGTAGAAGTCTCCGTCGCGCTGGTGACCGTTGAACCAGTAGCGGTCATAGTGATTGGGGTCGGCGCTGACCGGTGTCGCGACCGGTTCGGCCGACGCGTGGATGGGGTAGTCGTCAAACGGTGTGAGCATCGGTCCTGTTTCTGTTCACTTGCCCAGCAGGGAAAACGCGTCGAGGTCGGCGATCGCGGTGGCCGACCGTTCGGCCATCACCGTGAACATCCGGTCGCCGCGCTCGGAGGGCTGGCCCACCAGTGCGCCGAGCACTGTGACGAACGGTCCCTGGAACTGCGCGTAACGATAATCCTCCCAACAGCTTTCGAGGCTGTACCCGGTGATGCCGAGTTCGGTCAACCGGCGGTGGTAGGCCTCGATGATCGAACGCTCACCGGCGCGGCGGTCCGGGACCGACAAACCTGGCGCGACCAGCAGCGTGACGTCACGCAGGGGCAGGCCGGTTGACATGACCTGCCAGTCCACCGCCACCACCGGGTCGGCGCCACCGGCCTTGGCGAAGAGCAGATTGTCCAGGCGATAGTCGCCATGCAGCAGTGCGAACGGCTCCCGTCGTCCGGTCGCCCAGGTCATGAACTCGTCGGAGAACCGCTGCAGCACAGCGGCGGTCTCCGGCGACAAGGTGTACCGCTGGAGAACTGTTCGGTGGCCTTGGCCAGCAGCCCCGCGGCGAACTCGGGCATCGCCGTGAGGTCGGGAATCAACCAGTCGAGCTCACGCACCGCCGGATCATTCCAGGTCGATGCATGCAGCCCGGCAACGTTCACCGCTGCGGCCAGGGCTTCATCCACTGTGCAACCGGCGATCTGATCGCCTTGCTCGGCCGGCGCCAGATCCTCCAGCAACAGGGTGAATGCGTTGGACTCCGCATCCGCCGCGACGTAGTAGCAGTGGGGGAGCCGCGCACCGATCCGGTGCGCGTAGTCGCGATAGAAGCTGGTCTCGCATCGATAGCTGAGTGTGCCGGCGGCCCGGCTGTTGGCGTCGGTGGCAGGCAGCTTGATGATCAGCCGGTCAGGGCCGGTGCCGTCGGCGTAGTCGACGAACAGTCGTGAGCAGGAACCCATCTGGCCGGTGCCGACCCGTTCCGCGGTCACCTGCCGCACAGTCGCGGCGACGCCGGACGAGTTCAGCGCAGCGGTCAGCCACTGGGGGTCGACCTCATCGGCGGTATCGACCACCCCGGGCGCAGGCACCCTGCTCCGGCCGGGATCCGTCGCCGTCATCCTTGGCCAGGTTCGTTGATCTTCACCAGCATCTTGCCGATGTTGGCGCCGGTGAACAGTCCGTTGAGCGCATCGATGCTGGATTCCAGCCCTTCGTACACGGTTTCACGGTGCGCCAACAGCCCCTGCTGTTCCCAACTCTGCAGCGCGGCGAACGCCTCGTCGAAACGCGCCCACTCTTCGAGTGCGATGAAGCCCTGCATCGTCGAGGCGGTGGCGAGCAGGTTCACGTAATTGGACGGTCCGGGGTGATCACCGTGGAGATAGCTGGAAATGATGCCGCACATCACCACACGCGCCTTGTGCGCAAGATTGGCCAGCACCGCATTGAGCACGTCGCCGCCGACGTTGTCGAAGTAGACGTTGATCCCGTTGGGGCACACTTTCTTCAGCGCAGCGGTCAAGTCGCCGGCCTTGTAGTCGACGCAGGCATCGAAGCCGAAATCCTCGACCACGACCCGGCATTTGTCCGGGCCTCCGGCGATACCCACTACCCGAGCGCCGGCGATCTTGGCGATCTGGCCGGCCACCGATCCGGTGGCACCCGCGGCCGCCGATACGACGACGGTCTCGCCGGCTTGCGGATTGCCGACACCCTTCATGCCGAAGTAGGCCGTCGCGCCGGTCGGCCCGTAGATCGACATCACGGCCAGCGGGTCGGTGTACCCGACCACCGGCGTGCTGAACAGGTCGTCGCGGATGATCGCGTAATCCTGCAGTCCGGTCAGGGTGGTCACGAGATCACCGACTTTGTAGGCATCGCAGCGTGATTCGACGACCTCGCCGATACCGGCCACCCGCACCACGTCACCCAACTCGAGGGGCGGAAGATAGCCGGGCTCGCCGTCCAGCCACGTGCGAGCGGCGGCGTCGATGCCGACATAGGTGGTCCGCAGCAGTGCTTCCCCCTCCGCGGGCACCGCCGCGGGCACGGTCACCATCTCGGTGTCGTCGGGGGAGACCAGTCCATTGGGGCGGCGGCGCAGCAGGACCTGACGGTTCTGCCGGTGCGCGGAGTCAGTCAATTCATCTCTCCCGTGGTCATCATAATTTTCATATTGATTCTTAGAACTCGCATGGATTAACGTCAACCCCCAGATCGAGAGTGTCCCGCCTGGTAGGAGGATTCCGTGACCGCCAACGACGTAGCGCCGCGTCGTGGTCGGCCGCCCCGCATCGACACGAGCGCCATAGTCGCTGCGGTGCTGGAGATCGGCACCGAGAACGTCACCATGCGCCGGGTCGCCGAACACCTCGGCGTCAGTCTTCCGGGGCTGTATCACCACGTGAAGAACCAGGACGATCTGTTGCGTCTGGCCGCCGAGAGCGCACTGGTCAACTCCCCGCCGCCGCGGTACGCCGGCGAGCACTGGGCCACCTGGATGCGCAGCTACGCGTCCTACATCCGTACGGTGCTGGCGTCCGAGCCGGCACTGGTGGAGAAGTTCGTGACGGGCGGGGTGCGGGACGAGATGGAGATGGAGTGCAATGGCGACGCGGTCGAGGCGCTGGCCGAGCACGGTCTCGCCCCCGATGATGCGATGGCGGTCTGGGCGGCGGTGAGCGCGATGGCGATCGGCAGCGTCACCGAGGCGCACCGCGAACACCTCCAAGCCGAAAGCGGACAGCCGTGGTTGGCCCGGATCTTCAAACTCACCGCCAAACGTCCCGCGTCCGACTATCCGACGCTGCGTGCGATCGCGCAGTCCGGTTATGACCCGTTCGGTGAGGACAGCTTTCAGCAGCGAATGACGATGTTGCTCAACGGCATTGCGATGCAGTACGGACTACCGCCGGAGCCCGCGGACTAGCTCCCCGGCATTCGGCGAACCAGCCCGTCGTCGAGCATCTGCTGGAAATGATCGGTTACGGTCTGTTCGGCGGGCCGATAGGCCAGTCCCAGTTCGTCGCGGCTACGACTGTTGTCGAATGCCAACGGGTACCCGATGTTGCGATCGACGAACTTTCGCGTCAGCCCGGCGGCCGGAGCGATGGCTTTCACGAGCACCTTGGGTGCGGTCATCCTCGGGAACGGGTAGAACGGTCCGAACCGGCGGCGCAGCACCTTGCCGATCTCCAGGAGGCTCAGCGAGTCGGCGTTGACGATGTAGCGGTCGTGGGCCTCGGGGGTGAACCCGGCGCGCAGGTGGGCCTCGGCGACGTCACGCACATCCACCACGCCCATGGTCAACGCGGGAGCACCGGCGAGCAGTGTGCCATCGGTGAATTGTTTCATCGTGCTCAGGCTGGCCGAGTCGCTGGCGTTGGTCAGGGAAGGACCGAGCACCAGGCCCGGGTGGATGGTGACCATGTCCCAGCGGTCCTGCGCCTTTTGATACCGCCAGGCCTCCTGCTCCGCCACGGTTTTGGAATAGGGGTACGGCTGGTGGTCGACACTGCTGGTGGTGTTCCAGTGTTCGTCGGTGAATACACCGCCGGGGACGTCCCGGGTCTCACGGGCATCTCCGTAGATCGCGACCACGCTGCTGGTCAGTACCACACGTTTGACGCTGTCTGTGCGGTTGACCGAGTCCAGGACGTTGCGGGTGCCCTCCAGTGCCGGGCGGATCAGTGCCTCTTGCGCATCCTTGTAGCCGGAGAGCAGGAACGGCGACGCGGTGTGCATGACGAGCTGACATCCGGCCATGGCCGCGTCGAAACTGCCGGACTCGAGCAGGTCCGCCTTGAACAGCTTCAGCCGGCCGGGATGGTCAGCCGAGAGCTTGTGTAGGTGCTCGAGGCCGGACGTCTTCTGCGGATTGCGCACTGTGCCGTGGACGGTGTGGCCGGCTTCGAGATACCGGACGATCCAGCTGCCGATATACCCGCTGGCGCCTGTCACGAGCACCGGTGCGTCCGGGTCGATCGGGGTCCGGGGTGTGCTCATGGCGGGTCCTTCCGTTCGGGTCATCCGGCTGGATGTGGTCGCCGGCGTTGTCAGCGCGGCGGCGTGCCGCTGACCAAGTTTGCCCTTCAGTGATCGCATGGCAACAGTCGCAGGTCGATTTTGCTGGATCGAGCAACGGTGCGGTCAGAGTGGGGGGACAGTTGCCTCTATGAGTAGCCAGAAAGTACCGAAACCGAGCGACCTCAAATCGGCCGCTCAGGCGGCGGTCGGGACGGCCCAGTCCGCCGTGGAAGCCGCACAGGCAGTGGCGAGCGGCGCGATGCGTATCCCGCCGGCATCGGCTCAACTCGCCGCGCAGTTGCCCGATTTGCTGGAGAATCTCGCTGTCGCGACTGAACGGCTCAACACCACGATCGACCGGACCGAACGGTATATGGCCATGGCCGACCCGATGTTCCGTACGGTGGACCGCCTCCTGCCGCAACTCGAATCGTTGATCAACACCGGCAACGATGTCTTCCGGATGTTGACCAACATTCCGGGCATCTCCACCTTGAATCGGATCACCGGCCGCGGTCAGGGCGACCGAGACTGACCGCGGTTCTGATTGAACATCAAAGGCCTACCCGATGCCGAGAACGGCAGCGGTGAAGCGCCAGAGTGTCTGCGTGGCTTGATCGGAATTCGGCGTCGGGGTGACCCGGAGTTGTTGCGCAATGCCGTGGCGCAGGCCTCCGATGACGTATGCCCCTGCGCTGTCGGGATCCAGGTCGGCCGGAAGTTCACCTGACTGCTGCCCGTGGCGGATGTTGGCGGCGGCGTTGTCGATCAGGTTGTGAATGTAGGCGGCTTCGAGTTCGGTGAGTTGCGGGTCGCCGGCGGTGCGGTTGAGCAGGATCGGCGCCAGTGGATCGGCGAGGTGATAGGCGACGAAGCGGTGGGTGCGGTCACGTTCGCGAGTCGCCCAGTCGCCGGTGGGGAGGTGGGCGTCGGCGATGGCGTGCCGCAGTCCGTCGTAGAACCCGTCGTAGATCGCCGCCAGCAGACCGCTCTTCGATCCGAAATGGTGGTACAGGGCGCCGGTGCTGAGCCCGGCGCGGCGCATCAGCCCGCTGAGTTCGATGACACCGTTTTCCTGGACGAGTTCGTCACGGGCAGCGTCGAGTAGTTGTTGACGTCCGATCGGGGCCCGTGCCATAGTGCAGACCATAACAGAAGTCAGTTATGTTTCGGTGAGGGCGACCATGGGCACTGAAGTGACATCGTTGACGGAGTTGGCCGGTGACCTGGCCGGCACGTACCGGTGGACCCCCAGCAGTGGTGAGCAGGTCGACCCGGCGGTGGCCGACGCGGATCTGGCCGCGGTGCTGCGCGACGGCTACGTGATCCTGCCTGACCTGCTCACCGCAGCCGAACTCGATGCGATCCGGTCGACTGTTGGGCCACTGCTGGATCAGCGGGGCCGCAACGGATTCGAAGGTCGCGCCACCCAGCGTGTGTACAGCGTGTTGAACAAGACCCGCACCTGTGACCGGATCGCCGACCATCCGCGCGTGCTGGCGCTGCTGGATCGGCTGTTGATGCCGAACTACCTGATGTCGATGCTGCAGGTCATCAGGATTCTGCCGGGGGAGCAGGCGCAGATGCTGCATACCGACGATGGCTTCTACCCGCTGCCCAGGCCGCGAAAAGCATTGGGCGCGGCCACGATCTGGGCTATCGACGAGTTCACCGCCGATAACGGCGCCACCGACATCGTCGCGGGCAGCCATGAGTGGGGTGATCGACTTCCTGAGCCTGCCGAACGCGCACCGGTGGTGATGAGTGCCGGGTCATGTGTGTTCTTTCTCGGGACGTTGTGGCACGGCGGCGGCGCCAACCGATCCGCGAACGCACGTCTGGCGCTGACGGCGCAGTATTGCGAACCGTGGCTCCGCCCGCAGGAGGCGTTCACCTTGTCGATGACCCGTGACACGGTGCGCGCGGTATCCGAGGACATCCGCCGCATGCTCGGCTACAGCATCCACCCGCCGTTCATCGGACAGGTCGACGGCATGCACCCCAAGCGACTGCTCGAACCGGGAGCCCAGTCCGTCTGACTGGCCTAGTTTGCGCCTCGGGCACGCTTGCCCGAAGCGGCAGAATGTCGATGCGATCAGAGCTGTATGAATCGCCTTGAGACAGAGTCGAAAACGTCACGATCGGCGCGAAATATGTTCGATCGTCTATTGATTGACGCGCTGTCATCGCAGGCGCATGCGCTCTAGGCTGTCGCTTTTTTGTGTGACTACGAGTACCGTTAAACGTATCGGTGTTCCGTCACGCAGATTGCCCATCGGGGTTTGGACCATCGATTCAACAGGCCGATTTGGTTCGGTCATAGATGGGAGCGTCCGCATGACGCTACAAGCGGTTGACAATTCGCAACGGGTGCAAGGCCCGTCCCGTACTCCGAGATTGCGATTGAAACCGAAGGCACCACGCATTGGGTTCGTCGACGGGGCGTGGTGGCCTCACGGCGATGACCTCGGCGCTGAACTTCCTGACCTTCTCGCGGTGCTGTCCGTCAGGCTGGGGCATGTCGAACGGGTACTCTACCGATTGTCGGACTGGCGGCCCGCGCCTCGAAAAATCGACACTGGTGGCGGTCCAGTCAAGCTGGACGGATATGAGCGCCAACCGATCTCAACGATCAGTCTGCAAGGACCCGGATTCCGTCGACTCGACTTGCTGGTCGTAGCTGTGCACACGGACGCCTCCGACGCGCACGCGACGATGATGAGGGCCGCACATCCCAGCGACCAGACCCATGTCGACCGCCTCCTCGGGATCGGACCGCGCGTCCGGATCAGCTTGGACCGGGCCAGCGTTGCCCAGCAACGCTGGGAATCAATGATCTTCAAGCCCCGCAGAG includes these proteins:
- a CDS encoding DUF5994 family protein, whose product is MTLQAVDNSQRVQGPSRTPRLRLKPKAPRIGFVDGAWWPHGDDLGAELPDLLAVLSVRLGHVERVLYRLSDWRPAPRKIDTGGGPVKLDGYERQPISTISLQGPGFRRLDLLVVAVHTDASDAHATMMRAAHPSDQTHVDRLLGIGPRVRISLDRASVAQQRWESMIFKPRRAFPNTHPVTASEEQDAGDIVRDRI